The following proteins are co-located in the Pseudoalteromonas sp. N1230-9 genome:
- the purB gene encoding adenylosuccinate lyase, with translation MELSALTAISPVDGRYGSKTTELRSIFSEFGLIKYRVTVEVRWLQALSAASAIKEVPAFSDEANALLNAIVDNFSEADAARVKEIERTTNHDVKAVEYLLKEKVADNAELNAVNEFIHFACTSEDINNLSHGLMLTVARDKVLLPYCDQLLNALKEKAVEYKSVAMMTRTHGQPATPSTMGKEFANVYMRLKRQRDQIANVEMLGKINGAVGNYNAHLSAYPDYDWHSHAEQFVTSLGLTFNPFTTQIEPHDYIAELFDAVARFNTVLLDFDRDVWGYIALNHFKQKTIAGEIGSSTMPHKVNPIDFENSEGNLGIANAIFTHLAQKLPVSRWQRDLTDSTVLRNLGVGMGYTLIAYQATLKGVSKLEVNEERLLAELDQNWELLAEPIQTVMRKYGIEKPYEKLKDLTRGKRVNQEIMADFIDGLELPEEAKVEMKKLTPANYIGRAVEFIDNLA, from the coding sequence ATGGAGCTTTCAGCGTTAACCGCTATCTCTCCGGTAGATGGTCGCTACGGCAGCAAGACCACGGAACTACGCAGCATTTTCAGCGAATTTGGTTTAATCAAATACCGTGTAACTGTTGAAGTTCGTTGGTTACAAGCTTTATCTGCAGCTAGCGCAATCAAAGAAGTACCGGCATTTAGCGACGAGGCTAATGCTTTACTTAATGCCATTGTTGATAACTTTAGCGAAGCTGATGCAGCACGCGTTAAAGAAATCGAGCGCACAACGAACCATGACGTAAAAGCGGTTGAATACCTACTTAAAGAAAAAGTAGCAGACAACGCAGAGCTTAACGCAGTAAACGAATTCATTCACTTTGCATGTACTTCAGAAGACATCAATAACCTGTCTCACGGTTTAATGCTGACAGTAGCGCGTGACAAAGTATTACTTCCATACTGTGACCAACTTCTAAATGCATTAAAAGAAAAAGCGGTTGAGTACAAATCAGTAGCGATGATGACGCGTACCCACGGTCAACCAGCTACCCCTTCTACAATGGGTAAAGAATTTGCGAACGTATACATGCGCTTAAAGCGTCAACGTGACCAAATTGCTAACGTAGAAATGTTAGGTAAAATCAACGGCGCTGTAGGTAACTACAACGCTCACCTAAGTGCATACCCAGATTACGATTGGCACAGCCATGCTGAGCAGTTCGTAACGAGCCTAGGTTTAACATTTAACCCATTCACCACACAAATCGAGCCGCACGATTACATTGCTGAGTTATTCGATGCAGTTGCACGTTTCAACACTGTATTACTTGATTTTGACCGTGACGTTTGGGGCTACATTGCACTTAACCACTTCAAACAAAAAACAATCGCAGGTGAGATTGGTTCTTCAACTATGCCTCACAAAGTAAACCCGATTGATTTTGAAAACTCTGAAGGCAACTTAGGTATTGCTAACGCTATCTTTACTCACCTTGCACAAAAACTACCGGTATCTCGCTGGCAACGTGACTTAACTGACTCAACAGTGTTACGTAATCTGGGTGTTGGTATGGGTTACACACTTATCGCTTACCAAGCGACATTAAAAGGTGTTAGCAAGCTTGAAGTAAACGAAGAGCGTTTATTAGCAGAGCTAGACCAAAACTGGGAATTACTAGCAGAGCCAATCCAAACGGTTATGCGTAAATATGGTATCGAAAAGCCATATGAAAAACTTAAAGACCTTACTCGTGGTAAGCGCGTAAACCAAGAAATCATGGCTGATTTCATCGATGGTCTTGAGTTACCTGAAGAAGCAAAAGTAGAAATGAAAAAATTAACACCGGCTAATTACATTGGTCGTGCTGTTGAGTTCATCGACAACTTAGCTTAA
- the hflD gene encoding high frequency lysogenization protein HflD, whose translation MTEHQVMALAAMCQVAKQVQKVAQYGQGSDHELEKLLNCIVETSPNSPEDVYQGKHNLRDGYRVLIAQLSAGSDKDVEIVKYVGGLMQLERALSAKQNSLNELGRRIDDVKRRLDHFAITDDTVVAALADIYSSVLSPLGHRIQVYGKPELLKQQLTQNKIRALLLAGIRSAVLWRQMGGKRRHFFFSKRKILAIAKQYI comes from the coding sequence ATGACAGAACACCAAGTCATGGCTTTAGCCGCCATGTGCCAAGTTGCCAAACAAGTACAAAAAGTTGCGCAATATGGCCAAGGCAGTGATCACGAATTAGAAAAATTACTAAACTGTATTGTCGAGACATCACCTAATAGCCCTGAAGATGTATATCAGGGTAAACATAATTTACGTGACGGTTACCGTGTCTTAATCGCCCAGCTTTCAGCAGGCTCTGACAAAGACGTTGAAATCGTAAAATATGTGGGTGGCTTAATGCAGTTAGAGCGCGCATTAAGTGCAAAACAAAACAGTTTAAATGAATTAGGTCGTCGCATTGATGATGTTAAGCGTCGCCTCGACCATTTTGCTATCACAGATGATACTGTGGTCGCAGCGCTTGCCGATATTTACTCATCGGTGCTAAGCCCCCTTGGGCATCGTATTCAAGTATACGGCAAGCCAGAGTTATTAAAACAGCAACTCACGCAAAACAAAATCCGCGCCCTATTATTGGCCGGAATTCGTAGTGCCGTGTTATGGCGACAAATGGGCGGTAAACGCCGTCACTTTTTCTTTTCGAAGAGAAAAATTCTCGCTATTGCTAAACAGTATATTTAA
- the mnmA gene encoding tRNA 2-thiouridine(34) synthase MnmA, whose protein sequence is MSENSHIKVIVGMSGGVDSSVSAYLLKQQGYQVEGLFMKNWEEDDNDEYCAAAEDLKDAQAVCDKLDIELHTVNFAAEYWDNVFEYFLAEYKAGRTPNPDIMCNKEIKFKAFLEFAAEALGADYIATGHYVRREKRDDKFVMCRGLDDNKDQSYFLYTLSHEHIAQTLFPVGDIAKPEVRRIAEEQDLITHDKKDSTGICFIGERKFKDFLQKFLPAQPGKIEDTDGNEVGDHEGLMYHTLGQRKGLLIGGMKEGSGEPWYVVDKDVDRNVLVVGQGKDHPRLYSNGLNANQLHWVDREGPKGTTRCTVKTRYRQEDISCTLLVGEDGMARVLFDEPQKAVTPGQSAVFYADEVCLGGGIIDSVIK, encoded by the coding sequence TTATTAAAGCAACAAGGCTATCAAGTTGAAGGCCTGTTCATGAAAAACTGGGAAGAAGACGATAATGATGAATATTGCGCTGCAGCTGAAGACCTTAAAGACGCACAAGCTGTGTGCGACAAGCTCGATATTGAGCTTCACACTGTAAATTTTGCAGCCGAATACTGGGACAATGTGTTTGAGTACTTTTTAGCTGAGTACAAGGCAGGCCGTACGCCAAACCCAGACATCATGTGTAATAAAGAAATCAAATTCAAAGCATTTTTAGAATTTGCAGCAGAGGCTTTGGGTGCTGATTACATTGCCACAGGCCACTATGTACGCCGCGAAAAACGCGATGATAAATTTGTAATGTGTCGTGGCCTTGATGACAACAAAGATCAAAGCTATTTCTTATACACTCTAAGCCATGAGCATATTGCGCAAACACTGTTCCCTGTTGGCGATATTGCTAAGCCTGAAGTTCGCCGCATAGCTGAAGAACAAGACTTAATTACGCATGATAAAAAAGACAGTACCGGTATTTGCTTTATCGGTGAGCGTAAGTTTAAAGACTTCTTACAAAAATTCTTACCAGCACAGCCAGGTAAAATTGAAGATACCGATGGCAACGAAGTAGGTGATCACGAAGGCTTGATGTACCACACCCTTGGTCAACGTAAAGGTTTATTAATTGGTGGCATGAAAGAAGGTTCAGGTGAACCTTGGTATGTGGTTGATAAAGACGTTGACCGTAACGTATTAGTGGTTGGTCAAGGTAAAGACCACCCTCGCCTATACAGTAATGGCTTAAATGCAAATCAACTTCACTGGGTTGATCGCGAAGGCCCCAAAGGTACCACACGCTGTACTGTTAAAACCCGCTATCGCCAAGAAGACATCAGCTGTACTTTACTCGTTGGTGAAGATGGTATGGCACGCGTATTATTTGATGAGCCACAAAAAGCAGTTACACCAGGTCAATCAGCCGTATTCTATGCTGACGAAGTCTGTTTAGGTGGTGGTATTATTGATTCGGTGATCAAATAA